A single window of Phycisphaerae bacterium DNA harbors:
- a CDS encoding sigma-70 family RNA polymerase sigma factor yields the protein MQTAFPLQVRAMQLTSRTTTALLEDLLNPAAQEVWEALDARFRPIIRGFSLKLGLGEADADDVTQETLTRVVKYYRQGSYDRSRGRLSSWVIGIARNCILDWQGAASRRRERRGESALVQLSDHETLNGIWDEECRRVILENAMRELREETRLEAKTIRAFEMIAFEERSASDVSAELGLSLDSVYAAKNRCLTQLREIMSRLTDVYELV from the coding sequence ATGCAAACCGCCTTTCCCCTTCAGGTCCGGGCTATGCAACTCACCTCACGAACCACGACCGCGCTGTTAGAAGATTTGCTGAACCCCGCCGCGCAGGAAGTCTGGGAAGCGCTCGATGCGCGGTTTAGGCCGATTATCCGGGGGTTTTCACTCAAGCTAGGCTTGGGAGAAGCGGATGCTGACGACGTCACCCAAGAGACCCTTACCCGGGTCGTAAAGTACTACCGCCAAGGCAGCTACGATCGCAGCCGCGGGCGTCTTTCGTCGTGGGTGATTGGCATCGCCCGAAACTGCATCCTCGACTGGCAAGGGGCGGCCTCGCGGCGGCGGGAGCGCCGCGGCGAATCCGCCTTGGTCCAGCTGTCAGATCACGAGACCTTGAACGGTATATGGGATGAAGAGTGTCGCCGGGTAATCCTCGAAAACGCGATGCGCGAACTGCGGGAGGAGACCCGGCTGGAGGCCAAGACGATCCGGGCGTTCGAGATGATTGCCTTCGAGGAACGCTCCGCCTCCGACGTATCCGCGGAGCTGGGGTTGAGCCTTGACTCGGTCTATGCCGCGAAGAACCGGTGCCTGACGCAATTGCGTGAGATCATGTCCCGGCTCACCGACGTTTATGAACTGGTCTGA